One genomic segment of Arcobacter porcinus includes these proteins:
- a CDS encoding complex I subunit 4 family protein, producing the protein MSADILSFIIFLPAVVAIGLLITTRDVNTIRNIAFLTTTVILALVLKIYIDFEPSAGMQYVTNVAWIETYGINYYIGLDGFSLTILMMIAILIPTAYLLLWEGKTKGYWINMLLVQSGVTGALLSLDVILFYFFWEVMLLPVFLMIGQYGFGNKIFTTLKVTVYTMAGSLLMLVAIIFLAVAYHNEFGVWSFAYDNLMMVSELDNSTRVWLFLAFLAAFAIKIPLFPLHTWIMSTYKNAPTGAVFLLSSIMAKLGVYAVIRFLIPLFPDVYVEYSTYFVMLGLFGLVYFGVAALMQDDIKRMFAYSSASHLSFIAAGIFSLNAYGINGALYLIIAHAIATGALFLLVGVLQEQTGFKTIKDLGGIAKKAPIFTFVFAVMLFANVGLPGTNGFVSELLIIFGVFNFNIYLGVIAALSVIIGASYMLWMFQRAILQDRPEGAVELKMRDLKIKEIVGFIPWVVLVFVMGFYPEIFIDKFEPTVTHYLEDILQIGATK; encoded by the coding sequence ATGAGTGCAGATATTCTTTCATTTATTATATTTTTACCAGCTGTTGTAGCAATTGGACTACTAATTACAACAAGAGATGTAAATACAATTAGAAATATTGCATTTCTTACAACAACTGTTATATTAGCACTTGTTTTAAAAATTTATATAGATTTTGAGCCAAGTGCAGGTATGCAATATGTTACAAATGTTGCTTGGATAGAAACTTATGGTATAAACTACTATATTGGTTTAGATGGTTTTTCATTGACAATTCTTATGATGATTGCAATTTTAATACCAACAGCATATTTACTTTTATGGGAAGGTAAAACAAAAGGTTACTGGATAAATATGCTTCTTGTACAAAGTGGTGTTACGGGAGCTTTACTATCTTTAGATGTAATTTTATTTTATTTCTTCTGGGAAGTTATGCTTTTACCAGTGTTTTTAATGATAGGTCAATATGGTTTTGGAAATAAAATATTTACAACTTTAAAAGTTACAGTTTATACAATGGCTGGTTCACTTTTAATGCTTGTTGCAATAATCTTTTTAGCCGTTGCGTATCATAATGAGTTTGGAGTTTGGTCTTTTGCATATGATAATTTAATGATGGTAAGTGAGCTAGATAATAGTACAAGAGTTTGGTTATTCTTAGCATTTCTTGCTGCATTTGCAATTAAAATCCCACTTTTTCCACTGCATACATGGATTATGTCAACATATAAAAATGCACCAACAGGAGCAGTATTTTTATTATCATCAATAATGGCAAAACTTGGAGTTTATGCTGTAATTAGATTTTTAATTCCATTATTCCCTGATGTTTATGTTGAGTATTCTACATATTTTGTGATGCTTGGATTATTTGGATTAGTTTATTTTGGTGTTGCTGCACTTATGCAAGATGATATTAAAAGAATGTTTGCTTATTCATCAGCTTCACACTTAAGTTTCATTGCTGCTGGTATTTTCTCTTTAAATGCTTATGGAATAAATGGAGCTTTATACTTAATAATTGCTCACGCAATAGCAACAGGAGCACTATTTTTACTTGTTGGAGTTTTACAAGAACAAACAGGGTTTAAAACAATTAAAGATTTAGGTGGAATAGCTAAAAAAGCACCTATCTTTACATTTGTATTTGCTGTTATGCTTTTTGCAAATGTTGGTTTACCTGGAACAAATGGTTTCGTATCTGAGTTATTAATAATTTTTGGAGTATTTAATTTCAATATTTATTTAGGAGTTATTGCTGCATTATCAGTTATTATTGGGGCTTCATATATGTTATGGATGTTTCAAAGAGCTATTTTACAAGATAGACCAGAAGGTGCTGTTGAATTAAAAATGAGAGATCTAAAAATTAAAGAGATTGTTGGATTTATTCCATGGGTAGTTTTAGTTTTTGTTATGGGGTTTTATCCAGAAATTTTTATAGATAAATTTGAACCAACAGTTACACACTACTTAGAAGATATTTTACAAATTGGAGCAACAAAATGA
- the nuoL gene encoding NADH-quinone oxidoreductase subunit L yields MSTNLLVWIILAPLFGALLNTALYFYNIKKQKVSEIYFALIGTITPFIAFVFTLLVFLQINSEDVVLKQTLFTWLNVSNLNVDMAFLGDKLSIFMSMFVTFVGWLIHIYAVGYMRGDAGFGKFFAYFNLFLASMLILVLADNPVIMFIGWEGVGVCSYLLIKFYYGQKENVVAANKAFIVNRVGDFGFLLGVATLFFALGQVDLSFPSIESNIGNTTNGWLLLAGFLLFVGAMGKSAQIPLYTWLPDAMAGPTPISALIHAATMVTAGVYMVSRFHFLYVGIEEIGLFIAYIGAFSALLAAIIATRQTDIKKILAYSTMSQLGYMFIAVGLGFYASGLFHVFTHAFFKAMLFMGAGGVIIALHHEQNIFNIAKHRVKLPIISATFLIGVIAISGIPPFSGFFSKDVILAAAFQEEHYLIYGIAMFTAFLTAFYMFRLYFIVFVTPNKNDKKEYVYTSKTITFPLVVLALGAIGAGFLNFPAVFGGNHLVDTWLGQLNSKAITLSHSTEYILMILSVVVAAIGIFVAYKKYAKYDLEKPELETGFIGRKLYVDELYDLVFVKTSKALSVFIDKVLDTKIIDAFIMKCSVGFVAIGRKVALIQNANVRYYAAFMLLGMTFVFVYLYLELGL; encoded by the coding sequence ATGAGTACAAATTTATTAGTTTGGATAATTTTAGCACCACTTTTTGGTGCTTTATTAAATACAGCTTTATATTTTTATAATATTAAAAAACAAAAAGTATCTGAAATTTATTTTGCTCTTATTGGAACAATAACTCCTTTTATAGCATTTGTTTTTACACTTTTAGTTTTCTTACAAATCAATAGTGAAGATGTAGTTTTAAAACAAACTTTATTCACATGGTTAAATGTTTCAAACTTAAATGTTGATATGGCATTTTTAGGTGATAAATTATCAATTTTTATGTCAATGTTTGTTACTTTTGTTGGATGGTTGATTCATATTTATGCTGTTGGATATATGAGAGGTGATGCAGGTTTTGGTAAATTCTTTGCATATTTTAACCTTTTCTTAGCTTCAATGCTAATTCTTGTTTTAGCAGATAATCCAGTTATTATGTTTATTGGATGGGAAGGTGTTGGAGTTTGTTCATACCTTTTAATTAAGTTTTATTATGGACAAAAAGAGAATGTTGTTGCAGCAAACAAAGCTTTTATAGTAAATAGAGTTGGAGATTTTGGTTTCTTACTTGGAGTTGCAACACTGTTTTTTGCTTTAGGTCAAGTTGATCTGTCTTTTCCATCTATTGAATCAAATATTGGAAATACTACAAATGGATGGTTACTTTTAGCAGGTTTCTTACTTTTTGTAGGAGCAATGGGAAAATCAGCTCAGATTCCACTTTATACATGGCTTCCAGATGCAATGGCTGGACCAACACCAATTTCAGCACTAATCCACGCAGCAACAATGGTTACAGCAGGGGTTTATATGGTTTCAAGATTCCACTTTTTATATGTGGGAATTGAAGAGATTGGATTGTTTATAGCTTATATAGGTGCATTTTCAGCACTTCTTGCAGCTATTATCGCAACAAGACAAACTGATATTAAAAAGATTCTTGCTTATTCAACTATGAGTCAATTAGGATATATGTTTATAGCTGTTGGTTTAGGTTTTTATGCAAGTGGACTTTTCCATGTATTTACACATGCTTTCTTTAAAGCAATGTTATTTATGGGAGCTGGTGGAGTTATAATTGCACTTCATCACGAACAAAATATTTTTAATATTGCAAAACATAGAGTAAAACTTCCTATAATCTCTGCAACATTTTTAATAGGAGTTATAGCAATATCAGGAATTCCACCATTTTCTGGATTCTTTTCAAAAGATGTAATCTTAGCAGCTGCATTTCAAGAAGAGCATTATTTAATCTATGGTATTGCTATGTTTACAGCTTTTTTAACAGCATTTTATATGTTTAGATTGTATTTTATAGTGTTTGTTACACCAAATAAAAATGATAAAAAAGAGTATGTATATACAAGTAAAACTATAACTTTCCCACTTGTTGTTTTAGCTCTTGGAGCAATTGGAGCAGGTTTTTTAAACTTTCCAGCAGTATTTGGAGGAAATCATTTAGTTGATACTTGGTTAGGACAATTAAACTCAAAAGCTATAACTTTATCACATAGTACAGAGTATATTTTAATGATACTTTCTGTTGTAGTGGCAGCTATTGGTATCTTTGTTGCATATAAAAAATATGCTAAATATGATTTAGAAAAACCAGAACTAGAAACAGGATTTATAGGAAGAAAACTTTATGTTGATGAATTATATGATTTAGTTTTTGTAAAAACATCAAAAGCATTGTCTGTATTTATAGATAAAGTTTTAGATACAAAAATTATTGATGCATTTATTATGAAATGTTCAGTTGGATTTGTGGCTATTGGAAGAAAAGTAGCTTTAATACAAAATGCAAATGTAAGATATTATGCAGCGTTTATGCTTCTTGGTATGACATTTGTTTTTGTATATTTATATTTAGAATTAGGGTTGTAA
- a CDS encoding fumarate reductase cytochrome b subunit — translation MSDLIEGYLGKTVEGRKSRLPAKLDFIQSVTGGFLALFMWAHMMLVASILVSKEFMYQVTKLLEGSFIFEGGNPLLVSIVAILIFVIFIVHAALGMRKLPGNFKQYQVIKAHAKSMGHDDTKLWFIQAYTGFAMFFLASIHLYVIMTHPDQIGPYESSARVWEEYMWPLYILLLLAVEFHGTIGLYRLCVKWGWFDGENPKATRKALKKLKWALTVFFLVLGFASLAAYMKIGYENHKNGVDRGSYQPSAQIMNYELKTKSVGGIA, via the coding sequence ATGAGTGACCTAATAGAGGGTTATTTAGGGAAAACGGTAGAAGGAAGAAAGAGTAGACTTCCAGCAAAACTTGATTTTATTCAAAGTGTTACTGGAGGATTTTTAGCTCTATTTATGTGGGCACATATGATGCTTGTTGCATCTATTTTAGTGTCAAAAGAGTTTATGTATCAAGTTACAAAACTTCTTGAGGGAAGTTTCATATTTGAAGGTGGGAATCCACTTTTAGTATCTATAGTTGCAATTTTAATTTTTGTAATTTTTATTGTTCACGCTGCTTTAGGAATGAGAAAATTACCAGGTAACTTTAAACAGTACCAAGTAATAAAAGCTCATGCAAAAAGTATGGGACATGATGATACAAAACTTTGGTTTATACAAGCATATACAGGTTTTGCTATGTTCTTCTTAGCATCAATTCACTTATATGTTATTATGACTCATCCAGATCAAATCGGGCCTTACGAAAGTAGTGCAAGAGTTTGGGAAGAGTATATGTGGCCACTGTATATTTTACTTTTATTAGCAGTTGAATTTCATGGAACAATAGGTCTTTATAGACTTTGTGTAAAATGGGGTTGGTTTGATGGTGAGAATCCAAAAGCTACTAGAAAAGCACTTAAAAAATTAAAATGGGCTTTAACTGTATTTTTCCTAGTATTAGGTTTTGCTTCACTTGCAGCTTATATGAAAATAGGATATGAAAATCATAAAAATGGTGTAGATAGAGGTTCATATCAACCATCTGCACAAATTATGAATTATGAATTAAAAACTAAAAGTGTTGGAGGAATAGCATAA
- a CDS encoding NADH-quinone oxidoreductase subunit J family protein has translation MIADIIFIALSFFAITGAIAMLLYRSPMFSALGLLITMLSVAGMFALLNATLLFMVQIIVYAGAIMALILFILMFLNIKEEDLPKEPKKYMFIGFGAIIMIPLNILVLKAVSNLPSKDLSPVESDFGTIKIVGIKLYEEWIVAFELISVLLLIALIGSVVLAKRRETKITNEED, from the coding sequence ATGATAGCAGATATTATTTTTATTGCATTATCATTTTTTGCAATAACAGGTGCGATTGCTATGCTTTTATATAGAAGTCCTATGTTTAGTGCATTAGGACTTTTAATTACAATGTTAAGTGTAGCAGGAATGTTTGCTTTACTAAATGCAACTTTACTATTTATGGTTCAAATTATAGTTTATGCTGGAGCTATTATGGCTTTAATACTATTTATTTTGATGTTCTTAAATATTAAAGAAGAAGATTTACCAAAAGAGCCAAAAAAATATATGTTTATAGGTTTTGGTGCAATTATTATGATTCCACTAAATATTTTGGTATTAAAAGCAGTTTCAAATCTTCCAAGTAAAGATTTAAGTCCAGTTGAGAGTGATTTTGGAACTATTAAAATAGTTGGAATTAAACTTTATGAAGAGTGGATTGTAGCATTTGAATTAATTTCAGTATTACTACTAATTGCTCTTATTGGATCAGTAGTTCTTGCAAAAAGAAGAGAAACAAAAATTACAAATGAGGAGGATTAA
- a CDS encoding 2Fe-2S iron-sulfur cluster-binding protein, producing MAEQVSITINGIQFQAAKGSLLIDKLLDEKIHIPHFCYHQALGKDGNCRMCMVEIEGQKRPQIACDTPIKDGMIIKTKGAKIEKVRKDILELELINHPIDCPTCDQAGECKLQDYYMESGFYASRVNPSYKNLANKRVDLGSNVMLDQERCVLCLRCVRFCKDITKTGELGVISRTDHSVIGTFPGRPLDNPYAMNVVDLCPVGALTSKDFRFKQRVWFLQSFEAICNGCSKACNINVDHRKEKYKDDIIYRFRPRTNKSVNGWFMCDEGRVSYSKEQENRLEVALINKSETTVSNAIINIFKELSTKQNILMLLDPNLSYEEMANTKALSEKLNIKLSGYSPNTIDETFADDWLKKADRSANRASFKELNINEDEAFFKTSLEKVDLVIIVNNSYFENNLELLEGKTTISLLTHNCMLVASSNIVVPLASFYEKSGTYINCDGIRQKVVSKMDKNSPMPTITTIIEDIKTMIEKGNI from the coding sequence ATGGCTGAACAAGTTAGTATAACAATTAATGGTATTCAATTTCAAGCTGCTAAAGGTAGCTTGCTAATTGATAAATTATTGGATGAAAAAATCCATATCCCTCACTTTTGTTATCATCAGGCGTTGGGAAAAGATGGAAATTGTAGGATGTGTATGGTTGAAATTGAGGGACAAAAAAGACCTCAAATTGCATGTGATACACCAATTAAAGATGGGATGATAATAAAAACAAAAGGTGCAAAAATAGAGAAAGTTCGAAAAGATATTTTAGAACTTGAACTTATTAATCACCCAATAGATTGTCCTACATGTGATCAAGCTGGAGAGTGTAAATTACAAGATTACTATATGGAATCAGGTTTTTATGCATCAAGAGTGAATCCTAGCTATAAAAACTTAGCAAATAAAAGAGTTGATTTAGGTTCAAATGTGATGCTAGATCAAGAAAGATGTGTATTGTGTTTAAGATGTGTAAGATTCTGTAAAGATATTACAAAAACTGGTGAATTAGGTGTAATTAGTAGAACAGATCATTCAGTTATTGGAACATTTCCAGGACGACCACTTGATAATCCATATGCAATGAATGTTGTTGATTTATGTCCAGTTGGAGCATTGACTAGTAAAGATTTTAGATTTAAACAAAGAGTTTGGTTTTTACAAAGTTTTGAAGCTATTTGTAATGGTTGTTCAAAAGCATGTAATATAAATGTTGATCATAGAAAAGAGAAATATAAAGATGATATTATTTATAGATTTAGACCAAGAACAAATAAATCTGTAAATGGTTGGTTTATGTGTGATGAGGGAAGAGTTTCTTATAGCAAAGAGCAAGAAAACAGATTAGAAGTTGCATTAATTAATAAGAGTGAAACAACTGTATCAAATGCTATTATTAATATCTTTAAAGAACTTTCAACAAAACAAAACATTCTTATGCTTTTAGATCCAAATCTTTCTTATGAAGAGATGGCAAATACAAAAGCTTTAAGTGAAAAATTAAATATAAAATTAAGTGGATATTCTCCAAATACTATTGATGAAACTTTTGCTGATGATTGGTTGAAAAAAGCTGATAGAAGTGCAAATAGAGCATCATTTAAAGAGCTTAATATAAATGAAGATGAAGCATTTTTCAAAACATCTTTAGAAAAAGTAGATCTTGTAATTATTGTAAATAATAGTTATTTTGAAAACAATTTAGAGTTACTTGAAGGAAAAACAACAATATCACTTTTAACACACAACTGTATGTTGGTTGCTAGTTCAAATATTGTTGTACCTTTAGCATCATTTTATGAAAAAAGTGGAACTTATATAAATTGTGATGGAATAAGACAAAAAGTTGTTTCTAAAATGGATAAAAATAGTCCAATGCCGACAATTACAACAATAATTGAAGATATTAAAACTATGATTGAAAAAGGAAACATATGA
- a CDS encoding NuoI/complex I 23 kDa subunit family protein, with product MSIKVVPRYGKTFKEKLYLPAIAGGMKTTFKHFVKNLRNVDSVNTMQYPEVQPTDITDRYRGVHRLTTHEDGSEKCVACYMCATACPAECIFIEAEERFDGVDEKRPKEFKIDLLECVFCGYCVEACPCDAIRMDTGIFSFTASKREDFVLDKKALMNNKRSKDFE from the coding sequence ATGTCAATAAAAGTAGTACCAAGATATGGAAAAACATTTAAAGAGAAATTGTATCTTCCAGCAATAGCTGGAGGAATGAAAACTACATTTAAACACTTTGTAAAAAACTTAAGAAATGTAGATAGTGTAAATACTATGCAATATCCAGAAGTTCAACCAACAGATATAACAGATAGATATAGAGGTGTGCATAGATTAACAACTCACGAAGATGGAAGTGAAAAGTGTGTTGCATGTTATATGTGTGCAACTGCTTGTCCTGCTGAATGTATATTTATTGAAGCTGAAGAGAGATTTGATGGTGTTGATGAAAAAAGACCTAAAGAGTTCAAAATAGATCTTTTAGAGTGTGTTTTTTGTGGATATTGTGTAGAAGCTTGTCCATGTGATGCAATTAGAATGGATACAGGAATATTCTCATTTACAGCTTCAAAAAGAGAAGATTTTGTATTAGATAAAAAAGCTCTTATGAATAATAAGAGATCAAAGGATTTTGAATGA
- a CDS encoding NADH-quinone oxidoreductase subunit N gives MSQFIYTIPTLLVLFGAITLLFMSMSEKISIKSHIFVSSLFLILALAFALFNVNTLYSVQPYEGFLNNVLTFDTFSNFFNILLILGTLLTILIGEHYIEYRKYFKGEFFSIILFALFGMMVLAQANELITAFIALEIASFSVYILVGFNRDDSKRVEAVFKYLVLGAFIGAFFLLGMVLIYGTTASTNLADIYKYIIGADHANIALLYIGLTLIIFTFLFKIAAFPFQSWVLDIYRGAPMIVTAYMASTFKIAIFSFFLRLILEYISPLIDFWDTILQVVIVLTLLFGTWLAITQEIVKRMLAASSIVHTGYLLLAFIALSYADGEVLNIGAAYSIMFYLIAYLLSALGTFGLASHIISETNVKVTYDDFRGLAKQRPFLAAMMTIFLLSLAGIPGTIGFIGKVYVFTEAIKAGYIILAVVAIIATIISMYYYLRLIGMMYFYEPKQECISQEFNDSRVSTYAILFVAILTLVGGIGSAVVFFIPALNIDTLINFAQIAVQSLFL, from the coding sequence ATGAGTCAATTTATTTATACAATTCCTACTCTTTTAGTTTTATTTGGGGCTATTACCCTATTATTTATGAGTATGAGCGAAAAAATCTCTATTAAGAGTCATATTTTTGTTTCTTCACTCTTTTTGATTTTAGCTTTAGCTTTTGCACTTTTTAATGTAAATACACTTTATTCAGTTCAGCCTTATGAAGGTTTTTTAAATAATGTTTTAACATTTGATACTTTTTCAAACTTTTTTAATATTTTACTAATATTAGGAACACTTCTTACAATATTAATTGGTGAACACTATATTGAGTATAGAAAATATTTTAAAGGTGAGTTTTTTAGTATTATTCTTTTTGCACTATTTGGAATGATGGTTTTAGCACAAGCAAATGAGTTAATCACTGCATTTATAGCTTTGGAAATAGCATCATTTAGTGTTTATATTCTTGTTGGATTTAATAGAGATGATTCAAAAAGAGTTGAAGCAGTATTTAAATATTTAGTTTTAGGTGCATTTATTGGAGCTTTTTTCCTATTAGGAATGGTTTTAATTTATGGAACAACTGCAAGTACAAATTTAGCTGATATATATAAGTATATTATTGGAGCAGATCATGCAAATATAGCACTTTTATATATAGGATTAACACTAATAATTTTTACATTCTTATTTAAAATTGCAGCATTTCCTTTCCAATCATGGGTACTAGATATTTATAGAGGTGCACCTATGATTGTTACAGCTTATATGGCTTCAACATTCAAAATTGCAATATTCTCTTTTTTCCTAAGATTAATACTAGAGTATATATCTCCTTTAATAGATTTTTGGGATACTATTTTACAAGTAGTTATAGTTCTTACTTTACTATTTGGAACTTGGTTGGCAATAACACAAGAGATTGTAAAAAGAATGTTAGCAGCTTCTTCAATAGTTCATACAGGATATTTACTTTTAGCATTTATAGCTTTAAGTTATGCAGATGGAGAAGTTTTAAATATTGGTGCAGCATATTCAATTATGTTTTATTTAATAGCATACTTATTATCTGCTCTTGGAACATTTGGATTAGCTTCACATATTATTTCAGAAACAAATGTAAAAGTTACATATGATGATTTTAGAGGTTTAGCAAAACAAAGACCATTTTTAGCAGCAATGATGACTATTTTCTTACTTTCATTAGCTGGAATTCCAGGAACTATTGGATTTATTGGTAAAGTTTATGTATTTACAGAAGCTATAAAAGCTGGATACATAATTCTTGCAGTTGTAGCAATTATTGCAACAATTATATCTATGTATTATTACTTAAGATTAATAGGAATGATGTATTTCTATGAGCCAAAACAAGAGTGTATTTCTCAAGAATTTAATGATAGTAGAGTTTCTACATACGCAATTTTATTTGTAGCAATCTTAACTTTAGTTGGTGGAATAGGTTCAGCTGTTGTATTCTTTATTCCAGCATTAAATATTGATACATTAATAAATTTTGCACAAATAGCTGTACAATCACTATTCTTATAA
- the nuoK gene encoding NADH-quinone oxidoreductase subunit NuoK, which produces MITLTSYAFVAMILFSIGAIGVIARRNIFVIYMSIELMLNGVNLFLVTFARYHFNLDPQVISIMVISIAAAEAAVFLSIVILLFRSKKSLDTDIFTSLSQGEK; this is translated from the coding sequence ATGATAACATTAACTTCTTATGCCTTTGTTGCAATGATCTTATTCTCTATTGGAGCAATAGGAGTAATTGCAAGAAGAAATATCTTTGTAATTTATATGTCGATTGAACTTATGTTAAATGGTGTTAACTTATTTTTAGTAACTTTTGCAAGATACCATTTTAATCTTGATCCACAAGTTATATCAATTATGGTTATTTCAATTGCAGCAGCTGAAGCAGCAGTGTTTTTATCAATAGTAATTTTGCTATTTAGATCTAAAAAGTCTTTAGATACAGATATCTTCACATCTCTATCACAAGGAGAAAAATAG
- a CDS encoding complex I subunit 1/NuoH family protein: MSDTIIIIVNILLAVVLAVGLTPLWVWWERRIAGFIQDRSGPNRCHIGVFRLGGLIQAVADMLKLIFKEDFTPSHIRHKFFFVVAPAIVFLASFLTFAVIPYADVLVYDGKAHTMQAIPTELGVMWFLAFAGLSVYGIILGGYSSGNKYGLLGSIRASAQVISYEAAMGLSLISLIISYGTIHLTDIVNAQAGTYLGVIPMWGIFIQPIAAIIFIVCSFAETNRAPFDLAEGESEIVAGYHTEYSAMKFGLFQVGEYAAMSASSALIVTLLFGGYQIPWMDTAAIKANIDYVILAIIILLPIQIFIFTRWMKRNNKRVGEDRSREKETKILTVVFWTLCLAVMALLISFLVNGLGTNGVNIATAVIQIGTFMVKFFMMAFVYMWVRWTVLRIRYDQLQMLGWKVLIPLALLNIVITATFVVLVGN, from the coding sequence ATGAGTGATACAATTATAATTATTGTAAATATTCTATTAGCTGTTGTTCTTGCAGTTGGACTTACTCCTTTATGGGTTTGGTGGGAGAGAAGAATTGCTGGATTTATACAAGATAGAAGTGGACCAAATAGATGTCATATTGGTGTATTTAGATTAGGTGGATTAATTCAAGCTGTTGCTGATATGTTAAAACTTATATTTAAAGAGGATTTTACTCCTTCACATATAAGACACAAATTCTTTTTCGTAGTGGCACCTGCTATTGTTTTTCTTGCTTCATTTTTAACTTTTGCTGTTATTCCATATGCAGATGTATTGGTTTATGATGGAAAAGCACATACAATGCAAGCTATTCCAACAGAACTTGGAGTTATGTGGTTTTTAGCATTTGCAGGACTTAGTGTTTATGGAATTATTTTAGGTGGTTATTCATCAGGAAATAAATATGGATTATTAGGGTCAATTAGAGCTTCAGCACAAGTTATATCTTATGAAGCTGCTATGGGATTATCTTTAATCTCTTTAATTATCTCTTACGGAACAATTCATCTTACAGATATAGTAAATGCACAAGCAGGTACATATCTAGGTGTTATTCCAATGTGGGGAATATTTATTCAACCAATAGCTGCAATCATATTTATAGTTTGTTCTTTTGCAGAGACAAACAGAGCACCATTTGATTTAGCAGAAGGTGAGAGTGAGATTGTTGCTGGATATCATACAGAATATAGTGCAATGAAATTTGGACTTTTCCAAGTTGGTGAATATGCAGCTATGAGTGCTTCAAGTGCATTAATTGTAACACTTTTATTTGGTGGTTATCAAATTCCTTGGATGGATACAGCAGCTATAAAAGCTAATATTGATTATGTAATTCTTGCAATTATTATCTTACTTCCAATTCAAATTTTTATCTTTACAAGATGGATGAAAAGAAATAATAAAAGAGTTGGTGAAGATAGAAGTAGAGAAAAAGAGACAAAAATATTAACAGTTGTTTTCTGGACATTATGTTTAGCTGTAATGGCTTTATTAATATCATTTTTAGTAAATGGTTTAGGAACAAATGGAGTAAATATTGCAACAGCAGTTATTCAAATTGGAACTTTCATGGTTAAGTTCTTTATGATGGCTTTTGTTTATATGTGGGTTAGATGGACAGTTCTAAGAATTAGATATGACCAACTTCAAATGCTAGGATGGAAAGTGCTTATTCCACTAGCTTTACTAAACATTGTAATCACAGCAACATTTGTTGTTTTAGTAGGAAATTAA